The Arachis ipaensis cultivar K30076 chromosome B10, Araip1.1, whole genome shotgun sequence DNA window ACGATAATTTATGTTGTCGAATTTTGTTAATATATGCTTattattcttttaattcttttagGTTACATTTCTTGAATTATAGGTGGAAAATAATTTGGAATTAAAAGTGCAATTCACATGTTTTTTAAATCTTGAATATTGCTCACGAGTTCATGTTTCAAACTCGAATGTATGGATTACTCTCctttagaaaagaagaaaatgaaaataatataattagaTCAATGAGAGATCCAGTAAAAAGGGGGACATAATACCTCAATtatattttataacttttttttttcgatAGTAACGTTAAATTTATCTCGAAtatagaaagagaaaaacaagataTATATGCCTAATAAAACAAAAGTGAAACAATGAAATAATAAATTTTCTCAAATAGGATTTGTTTTTGTGTAGTAAGTTTGACAATTGGTATAATTTCATGTCTAGAAGTTGAACTCTTTTTCGTTTGAAGTAAAAGAGATATACATGAACTACTGGGACAGTGTGACGCATGGGAGAAGAAGGTGGAGCGGTAGCGTTGAAAGCAAAGGCGCGATGCATAGAAAGAAGAAGGTGCAACGACGACGCCAATTGTAGAAAGTATAGGTACAATATGTTGCTTTTTCAGACGGTGATAACAACGGTGAGGTGCATTAAAAGGAGTGAAGCGATTGCCGTAAAAAGAGAGAAATGTAAAAAGTAAAAAGTTAGAATTGTAGTGaataaatgaaaaaatatatttattttaatgaaCTTGGAGTGAAATTCATTAAAATTTTGGTGTCTAAATTTTagacataaaatttaaaaaaaaNNNNNNNNNNNNNNNNNNNNNNNNNNNNNNNNNNNNNNNNNNNNNNNNNNNNNNNNNNNNNNNNNNNNNNNNNNNNNNNNNNNNNNNNCATATTTTACAAACATGCATCAATCTCAACTAATAAAATctacaaaaatattaaatattaaatttaaattcctaaaccataaattgtaatagtttaaaaataaagaaaaaaaataggaaaaataaTTGTATGCAAACTGCAAAGAAACGTAATCCAAAAGTTGGATCGGTCCCATATAAACAGGGGCCAATCAGAGTTGAATCTTTTGTGTCTGATAATATGTACATATAAGCAAGCTTAGAAACCACATTCATCAGAGTGCACTGGTAAATATCCTCTTGTGAGTTGCGAAAAACAAGTTCAAAAGACAATCCAAATTCCAGAGGCGTTAATCTATCATAATGAACTCAAGGTGGTTCCAGTACATGTCTGAGGATCAGAGTGGCCATTTTGATGATATCCTCTTCCTTACACGAGGTCACAAACTTGGCTGAcaacaaaatatttttatcagCTTCAGTTCCTTTATCCTTAATAACTTCATGGTTGAGTTAATAAGTTCATAGAATAAAATACAAGTCACAGGCTCACAGCCAGGAAAACTGGAAAAGCATGTTACATTATATTTTCAACTTAGTGCATCTCCTCACCCCATGGAAGAATTGGAAACTCCCATTTGTGTTGAGGGACTGTCATTACATATGTCACAACCTGAAAAAGTTATACAACTAATTAGAAGCACACTCTCACATGAAACTAGatcattttttaatatatttgtaaTTCCATTTAAAGATCGTTAGCAAATATGTGAAATTTAAACTTTGATACTTGTTTAAGTAAACTGGACTAGTGAAGTGAACAGAAGCAGAGCTTTTTATATGTAAGGGAGCAATGTCCACTGAATTTTaactttttttcataaattatgtACAGATTTTTGTTTAATCCcccttaaaatttttattttagtctcTTTgtattgaaaaattaaattttgatcctTTTCCAAATTTCATTCCAACTTGTCTGTGGAGCTAGTCCAACCTAAATTGGTTGCACACATTGTAATATATTTGGTGCCTAACGGGCATTTGGCAACTTTGGAAGGCCCATATTCGTTAAATCATGCCCAAACCCATGTTACGGTATTATTTTCAACGCCTACGNNNNNNNNNNNNNNNNNNNNNNNNNNNNNNNNNNNNNNNNNNNNNNNNNNNNNNNNNNNNNNNNNNNNNNCCTAAAAATTTGAGAAAACAAGTAAGAAATATACCAAGATTGATGCAGCAAGAGAGTGAGGCGGACAGCTATAAGTACAAAGTAGTGATGTCTCTTCCTTTTCATAGAGCAGATCCAGGATCTCCATGCAAGCTTCAAAGTTAATCAGCTCACCAGCCTTTGCCACTCCCCTGAGTTCAACCATTTTTAAGTGCGGAATCAATGAGTAATAACAATACGTTATATAAGTAATTAACCTCCTGCCATGTTGAAGGCATGCATGACTCACTTGATCTGAATCCAAAGCTCTTGAAGGAACAAAAACGCAATATTTGTTGTGCCAATCTCAAAATTCAACACCTTAATTAGGGAATACCAAATCAATCATACTAGCTCGTGAATTGGAATAGAGTAGTTCATTGATATACTTGCAGGGTCCTCTAACTCAACTAATACCTGCATAAAGAGCACCTCCTGCGGAAAATGCACACCAAATACAAATAGTTCGAGCATAAGACAAAATAATTAAGTTCCCCGACACAATCACACTAGTGTGGAAAACCACAATgtctcaaaataaaaataaaaaatttataaacagATATAAAAGCAGAGATCAGATGATCGGATCAGAGGCATTAATAATGAGTTAAAAGTTGGCATAAATTAAGCAAAATGGCTCACTGCTTCCAAGAAATTTCGAGTGGTGAAGTGTTGTTCGCTGATGGATTTGTTAGCCAAAGACCTCAAGCATGTAACGGAGAGCGGCCTCCTCGAATCATGCATCTGAAGATGTTAATTAGAGTCGACCAGTGGATGCATAATTCATGAAGAAAgggaaataataaagttgaaggAAAAAGCGGACTTTGGTTGAAATCCAGAGAGAAATAACCGCAAATAGGTGCAATGCACTCTCAGTGAGGGGATTCAATAGCCAGTTATTTGAATTATGAGCATCTATTTTGAAACTGCATGGAACAGTACAGTAACGTAGCAAAAGTGTTGGAATCATAAATTCACAATCATTATTAACAACACACGTAAAAATtaaacgagagagagagagagagagagtaaccGTGGTAGAGAAGGAAGGAAGCGATCCGCGAAGAGGGATAATGCAGAGTACTTAACAACCGGAGCAACTTGGAGGTGCTACATAcatagaaaatcaaattagagAGAGTGATTGTTACTTGTTACAGTTAGAGATTACTTACTTCAGCAGATTGAATGAGGAACTCAACGAGTGAGAGACGCTGAGACGAGATCAGCGTTGAGTCAACCAAACTCGAACTGCTGTGTTCCATTAGGTTTACTTGTTTGGTTGATGAAGGTGATGCTGGCTTTCGCAATTTAAGTTGTTGAAGTGCTCCAAGGTCCAGTTACTTGCTGGCTGATCACTGGATACTAAAATTGTTGAGAAATTTGGTAGAAGTCCACTCCTTGCTTCCTGTTAGTTAGTTAGATGGCATCATAGTTACACTGCAGTTCATGACCagggtgttcaaatccaaaccgatccaaattaaaccgctcatccaATTCGATCCAAACCGAAAATCGATTAAAACCGCattaattcggatttgattggattctattttttgcaaaccgctggattggatcggatttcggatctacttttcataaccgatccaatccaatccaaaccgcacaatgtgctataatattattattttattattatatttacaattatacttataatatgttcaatttgttatacatttttccaTTATTcatgtatttttattatttaataaatattttatgttgaaaatgttatttatttatttattttaactaacctataattttatttctattgttatgttatcgttagttttttaagatattgttaagatttgttatgtcattgttgattatttaaaatttgatgttgagacttgttatatgtatttaattttttatttaaaaaaccgcaaatccaaaccgatccaaaccgcttgtaatcggatcggattggatcggattttcaaaaaaatttcatccaatccaaaccgcaccacatataaattaagcgttcggatcggatgactttttcccttaaaaccgaaccaaaccgcatcgCGAACACCCCTAGTTATGACACTATGCATAACTCTCAACTTTGAGGGGAATGTTAGTTGGATAGTTTATAGTTAGCTTGGTAATTATAGAGATTACTTTGTTTTAAGCCAGGTCAGCAAACTTAGTTATTCCCTTGCACAtggatgtgtatatatatatatatgacagcAGAGCATGTAATCAATGAGAGTATTCATTCTATGCACATCAAGAATTTGTGAACCAATTCTTCTCTATTGAACATTTGAACTCtctccttctcatcttctacaCTCTTCTTTAGTTAACAATTGATTCCTGAACACTTCCCAAATTTCTCAacaattttagggtttttttccCCCTTTGGGTTTGGGATAAGTGACAAACTCcaatttgagggtttatcttgtgttgatttcaggggttttatcaatgattccacacactttctatatgaaaatacaagattttgcattccttccctagttttgcctcatgaatgaaaacatgcttattttgcactaaatagatacatttctaatcttctcttgatgccattcgatgccgtgacttgtgtgttaagtggtttcagga harbors:
- the LOC107622129 gene encoding cyclin-J18 isoform X1; translated protein: MEHSSSSLVDSTLISSQRLSLVEFLIQSAEHLQVAPVVKYSALSLFADRFLPSLPRFKIDAHNSNNWLLNPLTESALHLFAVISLWISTKMHDSRRPLSVTCLRSLANKSISEQHFTTRNFLEAEVLFMQVLNFEIGTTNIAFLFLQELWIQIKGVAKAGELINFEACMEILDLLYEKEETSLLCTYSCPPHSLAASILVVTYVMTVPQHKWEFPILPWAKFVTSCKEEDIIKMATLILRHVLEPP
- the LOC107622129 gene encoding cyclin-J18 isoform X2 — encoded protein: MEHSSSSLVDSTLISSQRLSLVEFLIQSAEHLQVAPVVKYSALSLFADRFLPSLPRFKIDAHNSNNWLLNPLTESALHLFAVISLWISTKMHDSRRPLSVTCLRSLANKSISEQHFTTRNFLEAEVLFMQVLNFEIGTTNIAFLFLQELWIQIKGVAKAGELINFEACMEILDLLYEKEETSLLCTYSCPPHSLAASILVVTYVMTVPQHKWEFPILPWGEEMH